Proteins found in one Deltaproteobacteria bacterium genomic segment:
- a CDS encoding type II toxin-antitoxin system HigB family toxin, which yields MVVKGNYSLKKVFIRFVGTHEAYDQIDVEVI from the coding sequence TTGGTGGTAAAAGGGAATTATTCATTGAAAAAAGTGTTCATACGCTTTGTGGGGACACATGAGGCCTATGATCAAATTGACGTGGAGGTGATCTGA